One Hyalangium gracile genomic window carries:
- a CDS encoding bifunctional alpha,alpha-trehalose-phosphate synthase (UDP-forming)/trehalose-phosphatase yields the protein MSRLLLVSNRLPVTVKAEKDSVSVVRSAGGLATGLSRPHERSGGLWIGWPGDVSRLSGAQRAKVESQLAELRCVPLYLSASEVSRYYEGYSNRVLWPLCHYMPDRVPRQDRDWEAYAKVNERFAELVARHYQPGDTIWVHDYQLMLVPGLLRQRLPEARIGYFHHIPFPSSEIYRMLPHREELLRGLLGADVVGFHTPSYVHHFSSTLLRLLGLETDLDHVTYEGRAVRLGAFPMGIDAAAFEGLATHPAVLEEVRVLKERSAGQRLLLGIDRLDYTKGIPRRLLAVQRLLEREPYLRGRLRFIQVAVPSRTQVEDYAAYRDKVDELVGRINGLYGTVHNVPIHYLYRSFNERQLVGLYSAADVMLVTPVRDGMNLVAKEFCASRPDENGVLILSEFAGAATELRDAVMVNPFDVESMADAILQALEMSEEERRKRMQCLRAQVKSRDVHWWVGHFLDTLQSVPTPTVRSTPGVAEVSARLRQAPRRVLLLDYDGTLVGYAPRPELAAPDAELKELLARVVALPDTAVHIVSGRFRDKLEAWMGDLRVGLHAEHGLWSRSGPGAPWRMLEGVSPEWKEQARPMLDLFSSRVPGSFVEEKTASLAWHYRQVDTGFGAWQARELRLKLGEVLAGGPLEVLPGDKVVEVRPRGVNKGRVVAQALEGMAPGTVVAAFGDDRTDEDLFAALPEGALSVHAGGKPSRATYRVNGPAEVRKVLAALLEP from the coding sequence ATGTCGCGACTCCTACTGGTCTCCAATCGCCTCCCCGTCACCGTCAAGGCCGAGAAGGACAGTGTGTCCGTGGTGCGCAGCGCCGGCGGCCTGGCCACGGGCCTGAGCCGTCCCCATGAGCGCTCCGGGGGCCTGTGGATCGGCTGGCCCGGGGACGTCTCGCGGCTGTCCGGTGCGCAACGCGCCAAGGTGGAGTCCCAGCTCGCCGAGCTCCGGTGCGTGCCGCTGTACCTCAGTGCCAGCGAGGTCAGCCGCTACTACGAGGGGTACTCCAACCGCGTGCTCTGGCCGCTGTGCCACTACATGCCGGACCGCGTGCCGCGCCAGGACAGGGACTGGGAGGCCTACGCCAAGGTCAACGAGCGCTTCGCGGAGCTGGTGGCCCGGCACTATCAGCCAGGCGACACCATCTGGGTGCATGACTACCAGCTCATGCTGGTGCCCGGCCTGCTGCGCCAGCGGCTGCCCGAGGCGCGCATCGGCTACTTCCACCACATTCCGTTCCCGTCGAGTGAGATCTACCGCATGCTGCCGCACCGCGAGGAGCTGCTGCGCGGCCTGCTCGGCGCGGACGTGGTGGGCTTCCATACGCCCAGCTACGTGCATCACTTCTCCAGCACGCTCTTGCGGCTGCTCGGGCTGGAGACGGACCTCGACCACGTCACCTACGAGGGGCGCGCCGTGCGGCTGGGCGCCTTCCCCATGGGCATCGACGCGGCGGCCTTCGAGGGGCTGGCCACGCACCCGGCGGTGCTCGAGGAGGTGCGCGTCCTGAAGGAGCGCAGCGCCGGGCAGCGGCTGCTGTTGGGCATCGATCGGCTGGACTACACCAAGGGCATCCCCCGGCGCCTGCTGGCCGTGCAGCGGCTGCTGGAGCGCGAGCCGTACCTGCGCGGGCGCCTGAGGTTCATCCAGGTGGCCGTGCCCAGCCGCACCCAGGTGGAGGACTACGCCGCCTACCGCGACAAGGTGGACGAGCTGGTGGGCCGCATCAACGGCCTGTACGGCACCGTCCACAACGTCCCCATCCACTACCTCTACCGCTCCTTCAACGAGCGGCAGCTGGTGGGGCTCTACAGCGCGGCGGACGTGATGCTCGTCACGCCCGTCCGGGATGGGATGAACCTGGTGGCCAAGGAGTTCTGCGCGTCCCGGCCGGATGAGAATGGGGTGCTCATCCTGAGCGAGTTCGCCGGCGCCGCCACCGAGCTGCGCGACGCCGTCATGGTCAACCCCTTCGACGTGGAGTCCATGGCGGACGCCATCCTCCAGGCGTTGGAGATGTCGGAGGAGGAGCGCCGCAAGCGGATGCAGTGCCTGCGCGCCCAGGTGAAGTCCCGCGACGTGCACTGGTGGGTGGGCCACTTCCTGGACACGCTCCAGTCGGTGCCCACGCCCACCGTCCGGTCCACCCCCGGAGTCGCGGAGGTGAGCGCGCGCCTGAGGCAGGCCCCGCGGCGCGTCCTCCTGCTGGACTATGACGGGACGCTCGTCGGGTACGCGCCCCGGCCGGAGCTGGCCGCGCCGGATGCGGAGCTGAAGGAGCTGCTGGCTCGGGTGGTCGCCCTGCCGGACACGGCGGTGCACATCGTCAGCGGTCGGTTCCGGGACAAGCTGGAGGCGTGGATGGGAGACTTGCGGGTCGGGCTCCACGCCGAGCACGGCCTCTGGTCCCGCTCCGGGCCCGGCGCGCCCTGGCGGATGCTGGAAGGCGTCTCCCCCGAGTGGAAGGAGCAGGCGCGTCCGATGCTGGACCTCTTCTCCTCGCGTGTCCCGGGCTCGTTCGTGGAGGAGAAGACGGCGTCGCTCGCGTGGCACTACCGGCAGGTGGATACGGGCTTCGGCGCGTGGCAGGCGCGCGAGCTGCGCCTGAAGCTGGGCGAGGTGCTGGCCGGCGGCCCGCTGGAGGTGCTGCCCGGGGACAAGGTGGTGGAGGTGCGTCCCCGGGGCGTCAACAAGGGGCGCGTGGTGGCCCAGGCGCTGGAGGGCATGGCGCCCGGGACGGTGGTGGCGGCATTCGGAGATGACCGCACCGACGAGGACCTGTTCGCCGCGCTGCCCGAGGGCGCCCTCTCCGTGCACGCGGGGGGCAAGCCCTCGCGCGCCACGTACCGGGTGAACGGACCCGCCGAGGTGCGCAAGGTGCTCGCCGCGCTGCTGGAGCCGTGA